The following proteins come from a genomic window of Paenibacillus sp. CAA11:
- a CDS encoding PTS sugar transporter subunit IIA, with protein sequence MFQWGKNKKALDSLEITAPIPGRVVELTQVPDPAFAGGHMGEGVAIEPTEGKVYAPFDGKIAYIIDKSNHAVIIEHKSGIQVLIHVGIETVSLKGEGFTAHVSTGSKVREGQLLLEFNIDTIKAAGLSVISPVIVPDGLESGGRVEIHNSQKPSGSKEPIMTVHLQS encoded by the coding sequence ATGTTCCAATGGGGAAAAAACAAAAAGGCATTAGATTCACTGGAGATTACAGCTCCAATTCCTGGGAGAGTGGTAGAGCTAACACAAGTGCCTGATCCCGCGTTTGCCGGAGGTCATATGGGCGAAGGCGTGGCTATAGAACCTACGGAAGGTAAGGTATACGCTCCATTTGACGGAAAAATTGCTTATATTATAGATAAAAGCAATCACGCCGTCATTATTGAGCACAAAAGTGGCATCCAGGTTCTGATTCATGTTGGCATCGAAACGGTGTCACTAAAAGGAGAGGGGTTCACAGCGCATGTGAGTACCGGTTCCAAGGTAAGAGAGGGACAATTGCTGCTCGAGTTCAATATCGACACTATCAAGGCAGCGGGCCTGTCAGTGATTAGCCCAGTAATTGTTCCGGATGGGCTGGAATCTGGTGGACGTGTAGAGATACATAACAGTCAGAAACCCAGCGGTTCTAAGGAGCCAATCATGACGGTGCATTTACAGTCATAA
- a CDS encoding DUF1641 domain-containing protein, with protein sequence MAKPISLVKKRMITEEERQEQTIQRLKQQLAESNEALEKSLVILNELHQSGILEAAESMLKAKAKIAEIALGQISRKEVTNLINNGMAAAGALTNIDPAQTSKLMNGLTSGIQEANASTGGAKKIGLFTLMKSLKDPDVNRALGFGLNFLKGLGRGLQDKDEPNA encoded by the coding sequence ATGGCAAAACCCATTTCCCTTGTCAAAAAGCGGATGATTACCGAGGAAGAACGCCAGGAACAGACCATTCAGCGTCTAAAACAGCAGCTTGCCGAGAGCAATGAGGCGCTAGAGAAGTCCTTGGTCATTCTGAATGAGCTGCATCAAAGCGGCATTCTTGAAGCAGCCGAATCCATGCTGAAGGCCAAAGCCAAAATTGCAGAAATTGCGCTGGGACAAATCTCGCGTAAAGAGGTTACTAACCTAATCAATAACGGCATGGCTGCAGCCGGGGCTCTCACGAATATTGATCCGGCCCAGACATCGAAGCTGATGAATGGCTTGACTTCAGGCATTCAGGAGGCGAATGCCTCGACCGGAGGCGCCAAGAAGATCGGATTGTTTACGCTCATGAAGTCCCTTAAGGATCCGGATGTGAACCGGGCTCTTGGGTTTGGGCTTAACTTCCTGAAGGGCCTCGGCCGAGGACTTCAGGACAAAGATGAACCGAACGCTTAA
- a CDS encoding glycoside hydrolase family 32 protein — MSKSEAYQLKYHITPPQGLLNDPNGLAYFQDQYHVFYQWNPYGTEHKNKSWGHVVSSDLVNWRRKKAALVPSEPYDKDGIYSGGSIVHDGKLYLFYTGNVIRDDGSRESYQCAAVSEDGEQFRKLGPLFEHPPGYTRHVRDPKVWQDSEGNWWLIVGAQREDLTGDALVYKSEDLINWSWEGSFLEQEHSFGYMWECPDVMRFPENDVFVFSPQGLPEEGDKYRNPNQSGYIVGRISETGQFLGELSGFNELDRGFDFYAPQSFKINNRIIMFGWMSAMTEESEQAVPTIREGWVHTLTLPREMVLKDGVLHQQPLRELQLLRQDGVHGEIHSRGQWTLPSLAAEVVMRFNNQSASFRIVIRNAVLVDFDHEQNSLTVWRTNWLTNQKEHRRVVLRHPLAELQMFMESSSIELFVNQGEEVFSLRYFLEDTTERSMRFESDSSEVVFSMYPLQRSID, encoded by the coding sequence ATGAGCAAAAGTGAAGCTTATCAGCTGAAGTATCATATTACTCCGCCGCAGGGTCTGCTGAATGACCCAAATGGGCTGGCCTACTTTCAAGACCAATATCATGTATTCTATCAATGGAATCCCTATGGCACAGAACACAAAAACAAAAGCTGGGGGCATGTTGTGTCGAGTGATCTGGTAAACTGGCGGAGGAAAAAAGCTGCGCTGGTACCTTCGGAACCGTACGACAAAGACGGTATCTATTCCGGCGGGAGCATCGTTCATGACGGGAAGCTGTACCTGTTCTATACTGGCAATGTGATCCGGGACGATGGAAGCAGAGAAAGCTATCAATGCGCGGCGGTTTCTGAAGATGGAGAGCAGTTCCGAAAGCTTGGTCCGTTGTTCGAACATCCTCCCGGCTACACGAGACATGTCCGCGATCCGAAAGTATGGCAGGACAGTGAGGGGAACTGGTGGCTGATCGTAGGCGCACAGCGGGAAGATCTTACGGGAGATGCGCTTGTCTACAAGTCTGAAGACTTGATCAACTGGTCGTGGGAGGGATCCTTCCTTGAACAGGAGCATTCCTTTGGGTATATGTGGGAATGCCCGGATGTGATGCGGTTTCCGGAAAATGATGTCTTTGTATTTTCTCCTCAAGGGTTGCCGGAGGAAGGCGACAAATATAGAAATCCGAATCAATCAGGTTATATAGTGGGCCGCATTTCAGAGACCGGACAATTTCTTGGCGAGCTGTCCGGATTCAACGAACTCGATCGGGGATTTGATTTTTATGCTCCTCAATCATTCAAGATTAACAATCGAATCATCATGTTCGGATGGATGAGCGCTATGACTGAAGAATCAGAACAAGCCGTTCCAACGATCCGGGAAGGCTGGGTTCATACACTAACCCTTCCCAGAGAAATGGTTCTGAAAGATGGTGTGCTGCATCAGCAACCGTTACGTGAGCTGCAACTGTTAAGACAAGATGGAGTGCATGGAGAAATTCACAGCAGAGGTCAATGGACCCTGCCTTCCCTGGCAGCGGAAGTTGTCATGAGGTTTAACAATCAATCGGCAAGCTTCCGAATTGTAATCAGAAACGCCGTTCTAGTTGACTTTGATCATGAGCAGAACAGCCTGACAGTATGGAGAACCAACTGGTTAACGAACCAGAAGGAACACCGCAGAGTTGTGCTCCGTCATCCACTTGCAGAATTGCAAATGTTTATGGAAAGTTCCAGTATAGAGCTTTTTGTGAATCAAGGGGAGGAAGTGTTCTCTTTGCGATATTTCTTGGAGGATACCACTGAGCGAAGCATGCGCTTTGAGTCTGACAGCAGTGAAGTAGTCTTTAGCATGTATCCATTGCAAAGAAGTATAGATTAG
- a CDS encoding helix-turn-helix domain-containing protein, which produces MSALPQFEESDIICKMITDSFEVNIFKSDEQGKLLSSTVKDLPAHPLKKNWQELLHPYLSQIAPSPYPQWVSTPYLENFLIIPIVQFEWNFGHLIIGPVLEAVLTDQVVDGLMYDHRIPQERRKELLEYYRNIPIYSGTKLLQIGILLYYSIYRKQLDMKELIEHMEKDNSHAIKVKDRLNNHLNKSYQNPPQQHNYLLEQQVLQCIREGRKDELMQFAELHRQHEGIGILSQKSHLRHLKNVGICSITLYTRASIEGGLHQEVAFPLSDLYIQELEELHTAEEIYTLLDHALSDFTGKVQEIKELQYSKPVTICRRYIFNHIYQPITLEQLGEASGLHPGYLSRLFKREVGIGINQYIRQERIEEAKKLLKLSDYPLSKICLMLNFNDQSYFTKTFKAMTGVTPGQYRNAAHNEPATS; this is translated from the coding sequence ATGAGTGCATTACCCCAGTTTGAAGAATCGGACATCATTTGCAAAATGATTACTGACAGCTTTGAAGTGAACATTTTCAAGTCAGATGAACAAGGAAAGCTTCTTTCCAGCACAGTGAAAGACTTGCCTGCCCACCCATTGAAAAAAAACTGGCAGGAGCTTTTGCACCCTTATCTTAGCCAAATAGCCCCATCACCCTATCCGCAGTGGGTATCAACCCCTTATCTCGAAAACTTTCTTATTATTCCGATCGTCCAGTTTGAGTGGAATTTCGGGCATTTAATCATCGGCCCAGTCCTGGAGGCTGTTCTCACAGATCAGGTCGTTGACGGCCTAATGTATGATCATCGGATTCCCCAGGAGCGCAGAAAAGAGCTATTGGAATATTACAGAAATATTCCGATTTATAGCGGCACCAAGCTTCTTCAGATAGGAATACTCCTCTATTACTCCATTTACCGAAAGCAGCTTGATATGAAAGAGTTGATAGAGCATATGGAGAAGGACAACTCCCACGCCATAAAAGTGAAGGACAGGCTAAATAACCATTTGAATAAGAGTTATCAGAACCCGCCACAGCAGCATAACTACTTACTTGAACAGCAGGTGTTACAGTGTATTCGGGAAGGGCGTAAGGATGAGCTGATGCAATTTGCAGAGCTGCACCGACAGCATGAGGGGATCGGCATACTTTCCCAGAAGAGCCACCTGCGGCATCTGAAGAATGTCGGCATTTGTTCTATTACACTTTACACGCGGGCGAGTATTGAGGGCGGGCTTCATCAAGAGGTCGCCTTTCCATTAAGTGATCTGTATATTCAAGAGCTTGAGGAGCTGCATACGGCTGAAGAGATCTATACCCTGCTAGACCATGCCTTATCTGACTTTACAGGCAAAGTTCAGGAGATCAAGGAGCTGCAGTACAGCAAGCCCGTCACGATATGCAGAAGGTATATTTTCAACCATATCTACCAGCCGATTACGCTGGAGCAGCTTGGAGAAGCATCAGGCCTTCATCCCGGTTATTTATCACGTTTGTTCAAACGAGAGGTCGGTATAGGAATCAACCAGTACATAAGACAGGAACGGATTGAGGAAGCCAAGAAGCTGTTAAAATTATCGGATTATCCACTATCCAAAATTTGCTTGATGCTAAACTTTAACGATCAGAGCTATTTCACCAAGACCTTTAAGGCGATGACAGGCGTCACGCCAGGACAATACCGTAACGCCGCGCATAACGAGCCGGCCACTAGCTAA
- a CDS encoding AMP-binding protein, with translation MSPGNIIEADKPLNNLEYWRHRLQSTETQDSLVNDLPVPALSSDPGYEITEGSIIKAYSLGGQRLLAMSAEHRLAACCTALGLVLQRYYGSHAVWLAAITTQPDQVIPLELQFGLNWPLGFAFEQMKDSIDQEGQRAIAPQEFVNLSASLGKDLPIRAALGLKLTKSTKERVQESGCELLLNVKFAEGGIQVEALFRSDRYHRVMVDRLICHLDHMLEAGLQTPMTPISAVEMLTSEEKRQLDTKFSASSPPELPGATLLTLLNDQAEQTPGHSAVVHGTEKLTYTQLDHAVKRLAEVITGYGIGRGDLVALQVIPHLLLLPLMLGILAAGAAYIPIPLSFTAKQAQHVIKNSRAKLLLLLKPDDRLEATQIPTLHAAEALQKPAAVCAPAKSPAAFDRACVLYSFDTEGVAKRRVYDHRTLVQLASWHRQHFELSPDDRGVIVEQWETGIPSWSYPAYLASGATLHIVSEELAKDAEGLYHYFDEHAITCTLIPPELSIPIMKLENRSLRALLTWGLCGSLPGSLPPYRVYAGYSLAQSGGIAGIQLISREEERFPRIKPIAGVQWAILDSCGHLQPAFIPGELMILGKEFEWEDEDKEREADTDVFMNDPWNWRPQRKSYRTGRQARWLPDGTVQLLRTRDRK, from the coding sequence ATGTCTCCGGGAAATATAATTGAGGCTGACAAGCCGTTAAATAATTTGGAATATTGGAGGCACCGTCTTCAAAGCACAGAGACCCAGGATAGCCTTGTAAATGATCTTCCAGTGCCAGCTTTATCATCAGATCCAGGCTATGAAATAACCGAAGGCTCGATAATTAAGGCCTATTCGCTCGGCGGGCAGCGCCTGCTGGCCATGTCAGCAGAACACCGTTTGGCAGCATGCTGCACGGCTTTGGGTCTTGTGCTTCAGCGTTACTACGGAAGCCATGCCGTGTGGCTGGCAGCCATCACCACTCAGCCTGATCAAGTGATCCCACTGGAGCTTCAATTCGGCTTGAACTGGCCGCTGGGGTTTGCCTTCGAGCAGATGAAGGACAGCATAGATCAGGAAGGCCAGCGAGCTATAGCACCGCAGGAATTTGTTAATTTGTCCGCTTCTCTTGGAAAGGACTTGCCGATTCGGGCTGCCCTAGGACTCAAACTAACGAAGTCAACGAAGGAGAGAGTCCAAGAGTCAGGATGTGAGCTTCTGCTTAATGTCAAATTCGCCGAAGGTGGAATTCAAGTAGAAGCCTTGTTCCGAAGCGATCGCTATCACCGGGTTATGGTGGACCGGCTGATCTGCCATTTGGATCATATGCTGGAGGCTGGTCTTCAAACTCCGATGACGCCGATTAGCGCTGTTGAGATGTTAACTTCCGAGGAGAAGCGGCAGCTTGACACCAAATTCAGTGCCTCATCTCCGCCGGAGCTGCCGGGGGCGACGCTGCTTACTTTATTGAATGATCAGGCTGAGCAGACGCCGGGGCATTCTGCTGTCGTTCATGGGACAGAGAAGCTGACATACACTCAGTTAGACCATGCCGTAAAACGCTTAGCAGAAGTGATCACCGGGTATGGGATCGGCAGAGGTGATCTCGTTGCACTTCAGGTTATACCTCATCTGCTTCTGCTGCCCCTTATGTTAGGGATACTGGCCGCCGGGGCCGCTTATATTCCCATCCCACTGTCATTCACTGCGAAGCAGGCGCAGCATGTGATTAAGAATAGCAGAGCTAAGCTTCTGCTGCTCCTAAAGCCTGATGACCGCTTAGAGGCGACTCAGATTCCAACCCTTCATGCAGCGGAGGCTCTACAGAAGCCGGCTGCTGTTTGTGCTCCTGCTAAAAGCCCGGCCGCTTTTGACAGAGCCTGTGTGCTGTACAGTTTCGATACAGAGGGGGTGGCGAAAAGGAGGGTTTATGATCATCGTACGCTGGTCCAGCTTGCTTCCTGGCATCGGCAGCATTTTGAACTGAGTCCCGATGACCGTGGGGTAATTGTTGAGCAGTGGGAGACAGGCATTCCTAGCTGGAGCTACCCCGCTTATTTGGCCTCAGGGGCAACCCTTCATATCGTGTCTGAAGAACTGGCGAAGGATGCAGAAGGGCTGTATCATTATTTTGATGAACATGCAATCACCTGTACTTTGATTCCCCCGGAGCTCAGCATTCCTATCATGAAGTTAGAGAATCGCTCGCTTCGTGCACTGCTTACCTGGGGACTATGCGGCAGCTTGCCGGGCAGCCTGCCTCCGTATAGAGTGTATGCTGGCTACAGCCTGGCGCAGAGCGGAGGGATCGCAGGCATACAGCTGATATCCAGGGAAGAGGAGCGCTTCCCGCGCATCAAGCCTATTGCAGGTGTGCAGTGGGCCATTCTGGATTCATGCGGCCACCTACAGCCTGCCTTCATTCCGGGAGAATTAATGATCCTAGGTAAGGAATTCGAATGGGAAGACGAAGACAAGGAGAGGGAGGCAGATACAGATGTTTTTATGAATGATCCCTGGAATTGGAGACCTCAGAGAAAGAGTTACAGAACAGGCAGGCAGGCCCGCTGGCTGCCGGATGGAACGGTCCAGCTGCTAAGGACAAGAGACCGCAAATAG
- the bglX gene encoding beta-glucosidase BglX: MHINLLLEKLDSLTVEEKIGQLVQLTGDFFEKDLDTVVTGPLKKLGLHSDYNVYNTGSILNVTDPKRIIRLQTDYLEQSNHKVPLLFMADIIYGYRTIFPIPLAQACSWNFKEIEQAASISARECYDEGIHVTFSPMVDIVRDPRWGRVMESPGEDTLLAKKYAESTVHGLQGKQPGSVPQDKIAACVKHFAAYGAPVAGREYNAVDMSEHMLREYYLPGYQAAIDAGAKLVMTAFNTLNGIPATGNEWLNRDLLRQEMKFDGVLISDYAAVEELIMHGYAEDAATAAKLALMAGVDIDMKTAVYANQLESVISGNEHLEQLLNDAVYRVLKLKNDLGLFEDPFRGLKATLQQGTRILSDEHKTAARSLAEQSIVLLKNEQDLLPLSKKTKISLIGPYAEEHSTLGMWAIKGDEADTVTLKEGLLKHIDSDQMSVCRGAHLLPDHAREPLGKYVDKLPVETVNEDILLQEAIRHANESDVVVLALGESIYQSGEGGSRTNPTLPETQAKLLHELSQLGKKLVVIVYSGRPLILTEVAKQADALIQAWYPGTMGGEALANILYGTVNPSGKLAMTFPRSVGQIPVYYNELNSGRPNLPENGAYRFASRYIDEANEPLYPFGYGKSYTTFDCSLLSVSRKEIGPDESVDIEVSVSNTGRFDGKETIQLYIRDRFASVTRPVKVLTDFRQIFLRSGETGTVQFSIREDMLRFYGSSMKYQSELGDFEVYIGTSSQETPLHFSFSLRSEEQS, translated from the coding sequence ATGCATATCAATTTGCTGCTTGAGAAGTTGGACAGCCTTACTGTTGAAGAAAAAATTGGTCAGCTGGTTCAGTTGACCGGTGATTTTTTTGAAAAAGATCTGGATACGGTGGTCACGGGACCGCTGAAAAAACTTGGACTTCATTCTGATTATAATGTGTATAACACGGGTTCCATCCTCAACGTGACGGATCCAAAGAGAATTATCCGGCTGCAAACGGATTATCTGGAACAATCCAATCATAAAGTACCACTGCTGTTCATGGCGGACATCATCTACGGGTACCGAACGATCTTCCCGATCCCGCTTGCACAGGCATGTAGCTGGAACTTTAAAGAGATTGAGCAGGCGGCTTCAATTTCGGCCCGTGAATGTTATGACGAAGGCATACATGTTACCTTCTCCCCTATGGTGGATATCGTTAGAGATCCCCGCTGGGGCCGGGTGATGGAATCCCCCGGAGAGGATACACTGCTGGCCAAGAAATATGCGGAAAGCACAGTACATGGGCTCCAGGGCAAGCAGCCGGGAAGCGTTCCCCAAGATAAAATCGCTGCTTGTGTCAAGCACTTTGCCGCCTACGGAGCGCCTGTAGCCGGACGGGAATATAACGCCGTGGACATGTCGGAGCATATGCTGCGTGAATATTATTTACCGGGTTATCAAGCTGCAATTGATGCTGGGGCCAAGCTTGTTATGACGGCTTTTAATACGCTGAATGGCATTCCCGCTACAGGTAACGAATGGCTGAATCGGGATCTCCTCAGACAGGAGATGAAATTTGATGGGGTTTTGATCTCTGATTACGCTGCTGTTGAAGAATTAATCATGCATGGTTACGCAGAAGACGCAGCGACTGCCGCTAAGCTGGCCTTGATGGCAGGTGTTGACATTGATATGAAGACAGCTGTGTATGCCAACCAACTGGAAAGCGTGATATCTGGTAACGAGCACTTGGAACAGCTCCTGAATGACGCCGTGTACCGAGTTCTAAAGCTGAAGAACGATCTGGGATTGTTTGAAGATCCGTTCCGCGGTTTAAAAGCTACTCTTCAGCAGGGAACCCGCATTTTGTCAGATGAGCATAAGACGGCTGCACGGTCCCTGGCAGAGCAGTCCATCGTTCTGCTGAAGAATGAACAGGATCTGCTGCCGTTATCGAAGAAAACCAAGATCTCTTTGATTGGTCCATACGCAGAGGAACACTCCACACTCGGTATGTGGGCAATCAAGGGAGACGAAGCGGACACGGTAACTTTGAAAGAGGGGCTGTTAAAGCATATAGATTCAGACCAAATGTCTGTATGCAGAGGCGCGCACCTGCTGCCTGATCATGCGCGGGAACCCCTCGGGAAGTATGTGGACAAGCTGCCTGTTGAAACGGTCAATGAGGACATTCTGTTACAGGAAGCAATCCGTCATGCTAACGAATCGGATGTTGTGGTTCTGGCCTTGGGAGAAAGCATCTATCAGAGCGGTGAGGGCGGTTCACGCACGAATCCAACACTGCCGGAGACGCAAGCGAAGCTGCTCCATGAATTGAGCCAATTGGGTAAAAAGCTTGTTGTGATCGTATATAGCGGACGTCCTTTAATTCTTACAGAGGTTGCGAAACAAGCCGACGCCCTCATTCAGGCCTGGTATCCGGGAACGATGGGCGGGGAAGCGCTGGCGAATATCCTTTACGGTACGGTTAATCCGTCCGGTAAGCTGGCAATGACCTTTCCGCGCAGTGTTGGACAAATTCCGGTCTATTACAATGAGCTCAATTCTGGACGGCCAAACTTGCCGGAAAACGGCGCTTACCGGTTTGCATCCAGGTATATAGATGAAGCAAACGAACCGCTGTACCCGTTCGGGTATGGAAAGTCTTACACTACATTCGATTGCAGCTTGCTTTCCGTCAGTCGGAAGGAAATCGGCCCGGATGAGTCTGTGGATATCGAAGTATCCGTGTCTAATACAGGAAGGTTCGACGGAAAAGAAACGATCCAGCTGTACATCCGCGATCGGTTTGCGAGCGTGACGAGGCCGGTAAAGGTGTTGACCGATTTCCGGCAGATCTTCTTGCGGAGCGGCGAAACGGGAACAGTACAATTTTCCATTCGTGAAGATATGCTCAGATTCTATGGAAGCAGTATGAAATACCAGAGCGAGCTGGGTGACTTTGAAGTTTATATTGGCACAAGTTCACAGGAAACTCCGCTTCATTTCAGCTTCTCCTTACGGTCGGAGGAACAATCATGA
- a CDS encoding helix-turn-helix domain-containing protein: MKKMYEHIEIDRKKLINLFIFQASNTERVIPMHFHSNMELIYCISGSLRVWHEGKVTTLTDQDLLFINSNVPHSTQSLTENRVLVLHFSESFFAGEQIIIQLNTSEGQLEESILSNLRALLMEIYNLQISTGTYDYILAQSRVIELKYWLVQHFGQIAEITSATSSAKQQKIQDILDFIKEHYTENISLAETARTCGYSKAYLSRMFHEYTGQTFMEYKQILCLEKAIELLDTTNKSLTEISYETGFPNVKSFRKAFKEVMGKTPYEYKKSN, translated from the coding sequence ATGAAAAAGATGTATGAACATATTGAAATAGATCGAAAAAAACTGATAAACCTTTTTATTTTTCAAGCCAGCAATACAGAGAGAGTTATTCCGATGCATTTTCACAGCAATATGGAGCTGATTTACTGTATTAGCGGAAGCCTGCGAGTATGGCATGAAGGGAAAGTAACCACTTTGACGGATCAGGATTTGTTGTTCATTAACAGCAATGTCCCTCACTCGACTCAAAGTCTTACGGAGAACCGTGTGCTTGTGCTGCATTTTTCGGAATCCTTTTTTGCCGGCGAACAGATTATCATTCAGTTGAACACATCTGAAGGACAGCTGGAAGAGTCGATCCTCTCCAACCTGAGAGCGTTGCTAATGGAAATATATAACCTGCAAATATCTACAGGAACCTATGACTATATTCTGGCCCAGAGCCGGGTCATTGAGCTCAAATATTGGTTGGTGCAACATTTTGGCCAGATAGCCGAGATTACATCCGCTACCAGCAGTGCCAAACAGCAAAAAATTCAAGATATTTTGGATTTTATAAAAGAGCACTATACTGAAAATATTAGCTTGGCTGAAACAGCTCGCACATGCGGTTATTCCAAGGCTTATTTGTCCCGGATGTTTCATGAATACACTGGCCAGACATTTATGGAATACAAGCAGATCCTTTGCCTGGAAAAGGCGATCGAGCTGCTGGATACAACGAACAAATCGCTTACTGAGATTTCCTATGAGACCGGGTTCCCTAACGTGAAGTCCTTTAGAAAAGCATTTAAGGAAGTCATGGGGAAAACGCCCTATGAATACAAAAAGTCCAACTGA